From the genome of Medicago truncatula cultivar Jemalong A17 chromosome 2, MtrunA17r5.0-ANR, whole genome shotgun sequence:
CCACTCCCTCTGTCGTTGCTTACACCAAGAACGGTGATAGACTCGTCGGTCAGATTGCCAAGCGTCAGGCCGTCGTTAATCCCGAGAACACCTTCTTCTCTGTGAAGAGATTCATTGGTAGGAAGATGTCTGAGGTTGACGAAGAGTCTAAGCAAGTCTCTTACAGAGTCATTAGAGACGATAACGGCAACGTCAAACTCGATTGTCCAGCTATTGGAAAATCATTTGCTGCTGAAGAAATTTCTGCTCAGGTACTTTTTCAATTACTCAATTATTATTCTATGTTCTtaggttaattaattaatcaagtatctcatataatataatataatataggtGTTGAGGAAGCTTGTAGATGATGCTTCAAAGTTTTTGAATGATAAAGTAACTAAGGCTGTAGTCACTGTACCTGCATACTTCAATGATTCACAAAGGACTGCTACCAAGGATGCAGGCAGGATTGCTGGTCTTGAAGTTCTTCGAATTATCAATGAACCAACTGCTGCATCCTTGGCTTATGGTTTCGAAAGGAAAAACAATGAAACCATTTTGGTCTTTGACCTTGGAGGTGGTACTTTTGATGTCTCAGTGCTTGAGGTTGGTGATGGAGTCTTTGAAGTGCTCTCTACTTCTGGTGATACACACTTGGGTGGTGATGATTTTGATAAGGTTCCACCTATTCTTCCTTACTCTCTAGCACTATTAATTATATGGTGATTGATGAACATATATCTTTACGACTGTTTCTTATTTTCATATGTTGACTATAGAGAGTTGTTGATTGGTTGGCTGGAGACTTCAAGAGAGACGAAGGTATAGACCTTTTGAAGGACAAACAAGCTCTTCAGCGTCTTACCGAGACAGCTGAGAAAGCTAAAATGGAGCTTTCATCCCTCACTCAAACAAATATCAGGTATTTGCTTTCTCATGGACCAATCTTTAACCAATTCTGATAGTTTACGAGTTTGCCTTTCAAGCTTTGTACAAATTACTAAGCTATTAATACACATGTTTTCAGTTTGCCGTTCATAACTGCCACAGCAGATGGCCCCAAACATATTGAGACCACTCTTACAAGGGCTAAATTTGAGGAATTATGTTCAGATCTTCTTGACAGGTAAAATCATAATTTACTGAAATTTTTTGTTACCCTCTAATTTTGAACTGCTCTGCCCCTGATATTGAACGTCACAAACTGATTTTGTTGCTTCCTTGAAGCTTTATTGCAAAAGCTGAATAAACTAGTAATGCTTGTATTGTGTTTCAGACTCAGGACACCAGTGGAAAATTCATTGAGGGATGCAAAACTCTCAATCAAGGATATTGATGAGGTGATTCTTGTTGGTGGATCAACACGTATCCCTGCTGTTCAGGAGCTTGTAAAGAAGATGACTGGAAAAGATCCAAATGTCACTGTCAATCCAGATGAAGTGGTTGCCCTTGGGGCTGCAGTTCAGGTCGGTTTAACTGTTCTCATCAAggaataaattgattttttttaatttttttttcttctaattttgaCAAGTTACACTGAAGTGGGAGAGAATGATGTTTCTTTGGGtactatattatatttgttgattattattatcaGTATCCTCATGTGTATTTTTTGATTGATTTAGGCTGGTGTCTTGGCTGGAGATGTCAGCGACATTGTGCTGTTAGATGTTTCTCCATTGTCCTTGGGTTTGGAAACTCTAGGTGGGGTGATGACAAAAATTATTCCCAGAAACACTACCCTTCCCACCTCAAAATCAGAGGTTTTCTCTACCGCTGCTGATGGACAAACCAGTGTAGAAATTAATGTCCTTCAGGGTGAGAGAGAATTTGTTAGGGACAATAAATCTCTTGGTAGCTTCCGCTTGGACGGTATTCCTCCTGCTCCCCGTGGGGTTCCGCAGATTGAAGTGAAGTTCGACATTGATGCAAATGGCATTCTGTCAGTTGCTGCCATAGACAAGGGCACAGGGAAGAAACAAGATATTACCATTACTGGTGCCAGCACCTTGCCTGGTGATGAGGTATATCTTCCAATCATTCAtttgtataaattgtttgtaaTCCTTATCTGCTTGCTACTTCTggaggattttttttgttactccAGCATTGATGTGGGAAGCTGTTCCGGTGTTTATAATTATCTCTTGGATGATGTACAGGTTGAGAGGATGGTCAATGAGGCTGAGAGATTTTCAAAGGAGGACAAGGAGAAGAGGGATGCAATAGACACAAAGAATCAGGCGGACTCTGTTGTCTACCAGACTGAAAAGCAATTGAAAGAGCTAGGAGAAAAGGTACCTGGCCCTGtgaaagaaaaggttgaagcAAAGTTGGTAGAGCTTAAAGATGCTATTTCTGGTGGTTCAACCCAAACTATGAAAGATGCCATGGCTGCCCTCAATCAGGAAGTTATGCAGCTTGGACAGTCTCTATATAACCAACCCGGAGCTGCAGATGCAGCAGGACCTACACCACCTGGTAGCGAGTCTGGCCCCACAGACTCATCATCAGGCAAGGGAGCAGATGGAGATGTGATTGATGCTGATTTTACTGACTCTAAATGAGTTATAGAGATTATTTAGTAggattgttttattatgtgctTCTTCCGTGCTAAATGGGTAGTGATTTTTGTCAATGGAGAGCGAgggttttattataatttagaCTTTTCTTATAGGTGCTCATTGACGCACGTTTCTGTATCTTTGGAAATTTTGTCTGTGAAATACAGGTATTATTGTGGATGGAATTTACAGTCTGAAAATGTCTTAATTTGATGTGAAAAACTTAAGATGATTTTACAAATACCTATTAAGATACGCATGATTGTTTGCATGTTAAACAGAAATGATGCAACTTTGTATAAACGATTTGTCATGATCGGCTAGATTGGGCGATGGTGTAGGTgacatttatttttgattttagcCATTTTTAGTTTGCTCTAAGCACCTACTATACAAATTACCTACCATTAGCGAGCCGGACAGCAGTCTTCACGCTCGAGGAACTCTGGTCCAATTCCTCTTGGTATTCTGGTTTCTCCGGATGGTGTAGATATTGTGTTGCAAGTTCATGGAAAACTCTGCCTGTGATGAATAACTCTGCCCTTACAACCATTAGGTATAGTATTTTCCTTCCTCGTTATTCTCTTTTATTAATTCATATTAGAatacatgattttttatttttcattttcaattatacATACCCTTAAACTAATTTGTCTACAAAagtgttatattgttggtgttattgaaaAATACAAAGTATATTGTCATCTGTTGTTCGTAATTTACATGCattaacgcaataaaaagagcgtaGAGAATTCTAGGTAGTAATCAACATTATTAACAACCAATTCTCGAACATCGGAATCAAAGTGCACAATCTAATCTCCCAGTTTCTTAATCTTTAATCACAATACCTAGtttggaagaaagaaaaaaatgaatatcattATTTACAATTCATTGATTTACATACAACATCAGGCAACacttttgtttaaatttatgtACTTATGAAACAAAGGATGTAATTAGTTTGATTATCATTCCCATATAGACATTCTGGGACTTCGGGGGACGGAATGAACTCTTTCAAACTTAATATGACCAACAGGGTCATCCTGGTATGCATATGCTTTATGTGGTCTGTTTGCCGTGGAGTAATAGTAACTAATACCCCTACTGCTGCTACTCATATTATTATCTgtcatcatattcatattcattggAGATAACCTTCCCATCCCCATGCTTATCCCTTGTTCTTGTATGGGTCTGAATGCAATAGGGGGGTTGTGGTGATAATGACTATTACTACTAATACCATGATCATGCTGCTGTTGCTGTTGCTGCCGCTGTTGGGGTGGTGATTGTCTATTATTGTTGGTGTTTGTAATATTAGATAAATTGGGCGAGCTTCTCACTCTTTGTATTGTATCCCTACCCTTTAACTGCTGCAAACCGTGGTGGAAAGGCGAGTCTGTGTTCGTATGCTTATCTGGGGAGATTGATTTTGGTGAAGAACATGCAGAGTATGGTGCAAACTTAGACCTGGGGCTTGTGCGGACGATTCCATTGATGGCATCAATGTAGCGTTTCTCTAACAAATATGGTTCAACAGATAGTGGATGTAGTCCTGGTGGTTGCCCTTGCATTTGATTATGACCCTCGAGCAAAAGTGGCTTCGAAGGAAATAAAAATGCGCGAAGCAATGGGGCTCCTCCTGTCTCATGCCGATCATGTTCCTCAATCATGTGCTTCAGATCCTCATTTGTTCTAACGGACACCAATGCATCAAGCTCTTCAGGGATCAACTGGTACTTCAACACCACCTCTCCACCAACCATGCTACTCACCTTTTTCATCATATCTGATAATATACAACATTATTACAAACACacatcattcattttcttttttcattacaTTCTGAGTTTGATAGAGAAAGAAAGGAATAGAATATGAATGTTACCGGAGAAGGTGACGTCGCGAGGAACACAAATGACACGAGTCTCCCCGCCCACATACTTGAGGACCCCATCGGAGGATCGTGGTAGAACCTTTCCACCATAACTGCAAAGGAATTTTACTTTATTCTTTGGAGATTCGTCCCCTGTTTTCTccatctattattattattatttgtttctcTCTACCCCTCAAAAGTGTAAGAATGGAGAGTGATTTTGGGATGAAAGTAAAGGATATAGATAGATTAGATCAGATCATAGGAATGGATAAATATAGTTTGCTATTTCTGTGCTTTCATCTTTAtcctatttattattattagcatttctctctgtttttttcCCTCTCAATTCAACTTATAATAACTAACTTCCCCTAACAAAATTGAATGCACATTTGACGTAGAAAATAACTTTCTCCTCtcctatttattattttatttagtacgtaattaaaaattgatgacATTGCATTacattcttaatcaaattcttatCCACACAGACACGGCATTGACTTTTGTTTAGCAATGGACAACTCCAATTCAAATGCAAAACACTGTTCCTCAAATAATTACTATTACTAATTAAGTTGAGGAATCCAAAAAATTTAGTAATAGTTTCCTCTTTGGATTCCAGAAGAGGCATGTCATTATTGGATGGTACAATGAATGAACTTTGTTATATTCGATTCCAACCTATGCTTTAAAATCAACGAAAAGATCTCATTGCCCTTGTCGTGTATGTGCTAATTGATGATGCAcgtgtatatgtatatgtatatgtatatgtatatgtatatgtatatgtatatgtatatgctaATGCATCctagtttgtttttattttatgtcacTTGCAACTTtacatcttattattattatgcttCCGTCTATCACtatgattatcatttgatacttgatcaaatttcttttttaatcttAGGGTACACATACATACATACGATTCACTTTGTTGTgtgatatgattattattattattaagtagTAAATCGCAAGCACAACAAATCTTGATTAGGTCTCATGGATAATGATCTATTCTTCTTGTCTTGGAGTTGGAACGAAAGAAgaccatataatataataaaacctACTTTTACTTTTTACAAGTAAATTAATAAGGATATGAGTAAAAGCAGTGACTGGCTGACCAAGAGATTCTGCCAAAATGCAAGTAAAGTACTTGAATACTTGAATTGTGGAAAAGaaacttttgaagaaaaaatcagGAATAAACTTGTCATTAAATGAGTTCTCAAGAACAGTTAATTCCACTTTGaatctcattattattattattattcattccataattaatactactaagtAGCTAGAGTCCAAGCAGGCGCTTACAAGCTTTAAGGATCTTCTTGCCTCCCTTCTGTCTTCTCTTCTCTGTCGTCTTACCTTCACCACCATCATTGATTATTATGTCTAAATCATGATCTGATGCTATTGCCATGCTTTGATCATGGATCCTACAGTATCTCTCTGAAACTGATGAAGATCTTCTTATTGAAAATGCCCTCTTCATTGTCGTCTGAAATCCAGAAGCAgtagaagaagatgatgaagaagaaactGAACAGCTCTTACCCAATATCACCCCAAATCTCTCTCCTTCACTCTGACTCTGACTCTGACTCTGAGGGGGACAACAATTGTGGTCATTAGATTCTTCTTGTTCATGCTTGGTTGAGGGGACAGTTTTCCTAACTGGAACTGGTTTTGGTGTTTGAGGGAATGAGAAAAAATCTATGGATCTTGATTTGTGGGTATCAATCTTAGAATAAGCATTCATTTTCAGATATAGTACTATGTATAGTAGATAGAGGTGAGTTATACACAAGAGAGTGTGAATGGTGGTAGCTATATAATGAGGAGGACCTAAACAAAACCAAATAATAGTTTGACTAAATTGTCGGATTCATGAAGGAAGTGAATAGAAGTAATAGATGAATTGAGacctctctctctttcacatgATAATCACTCACTCTATTGTTTTGTTGTGTAGTGTAGTGTCATCATAATAGTAAATGAAAGGTAGATTTAGAATTTGAGGTAAATTTCCAAGGATAGGTAGCTGAATACGAGACCCACCGTGAATGACTTGGGAATTTCATTTTCCAAAGTAAAACAAAACATTCCCAATACAATGAGTTTTTTACACGCATGGTCAAAGCAGTAAATTATTGAAGGTAGTAAGGTTTTAACCATAATTGTCGGTTGACGTAGGAATGCCAGAATGACATTGGAACTGGACCTAACGTGTTCTCATGTGACGTTTTCGCCAATTTTGCATCTAACTCACCTTAGGATTTTGTACTAATATCACCATCAAAATTGGCATATTTGATAATCTAATTTTGCATTTTCACATGTATGATTTCAGATAATAAGACATATTAGtaacaaaacattattttttttttattgagatttaaaataaaaaggaaaaagtgaTTTCCATTATTCACCTAACATAGTCGGTCAGTTGTGGAAGGAGGTaagactttttattttattttttatcaagtagtatggtggttaaaattcacctttttaagatgaataagtgggatgtccggggttcaaaccccggctcctgcatataacaaGCATGTCCATACCAACCGAACTCTGTTCacggagatttttttttttttttttctttctcaagtTAGAAAGCCTGTCCTTTGTTTTGAACCAATCACAAACGTTCGGCTTAACAAAAAGTGCCCATGGGTTACGGTCTAAAGAAATATTTTACCCTTTAATACTTTGACGCAGTCGAAAGCATAAGCTAGCAAGCGCTattgaaaagaaataagttTGTGAAAATAAGGTTCTTGAATCCATcgaaaattgagaaaactctttaaaatatcattgaattaataaatattcTTCATAGACTACAATTGTTAAGCTTAGATAGGGAAATAACAAAACTCTAATGTGCCGAAAATAACAAACTGAAGCATAAACagaaaattactaaaattgAGTTGAACTAATAAAATACTAAAGAAACACTATGGAAACTCTTCTACATCAGTCTCCTCCACCTCTGAAGAACTCGACCCCGAGTTCTCATTCTGATAAAGAGCTTCACATGCATGTTGAATCCTCCAATGAACAGAGACCATCCTTCTGGATCCCATTGAGTGAAATGCATAGATGGTTTGATTTGGAAAATATAGCAGTTGCTTTTATGCCATTGAAGAAATGTAGTAGCATGCTGAATAAATGGAGCAACATGTCGATCCGATGGTTTCTTCGACAACGGTGGTGGCGATTGAAGATCTGGGAGTTTCGGTGGCAGAGACGGCACCGGGAAAACATAGATTGGCGATGACTGATGTTTGACGATACTCTCTATAACCTTTTTCTATTTTCGACCAAGCTGATTGTGAATCTTCCCATGTTTAATGCTAGTTATCATACCAACAAAAGAAAGCTCAAAGCAATTTGCATCATCATCAAGCATGTGACACTTTAGAAATATATTGACGTAAGATATGAGATCCCTATAGTAAATTGATCTGTTCTTGACATGAATTTCCTTTAAATCTTTAAAGACCGAAGATAAGATTCATAGCTATTGTGCATAAAACATAAGGTAAGATCTTTGTTTAAGCCAATTACATATTCAAACAATTATTTGAACGTCGACATTGCAAATCTAAAAGCATGGGGTAACTTagaatttatcatattatttgtatatttttttgccgttgtatgctattaacttgggtgctgtgagtttgttcgcagattcaccctttacgttttcAGTTAATTTAAACATGTTATTGCATCTGATGTACTCTCAGTTTGAATGAATATCGtcttgtttttgtcaaaaaatggtAAGATCTTTGTTAGAGAAGATCATGGCTAACAGGACTTAgactttaatatttttatcgATAAATAGCATTTACAAATTTCATGTAGGCACACTCAATCAAACAACTTACTCCATCTGttatcaattataaataaattttgattttttaggttcattcaattaataatgtatgcGGTCAACAATATAGatcaaataaatcattaatttaaagaacttaaaaaatcaaaatttgcttataattgac
Proteins encoded in this window:
- the LOC11433850 gene encoding stromal 70 kDa heat shock-related protein, chloroplastic; this translates as MASSSAAQIHGLGFSPLRKPSSSTSNSSSYSKTLFFGHRLNSNHATFPRAAFPKLSTNRKPFTFRVVNEKVVGIDLGTTNSAVAAMEGGKPTIITNAEGQRTTPSVVAYTKNGDRLVGQIAKRQAVVNPENTFFSVKRFIGRKMSEVDEESKQVSYRVIRDDNGNVKLDCPAIGKSFAAEEISAQVLRKLVDDASKFLNDKVTKAVVTVPAYFNDSQRTATKDAGRIAGLEVLRIINEPTAASLAYGFERKNNETILVFDLGGGTFDVSVLEVGDGVFEVLSTSGDTHLGGDDFDKRVVDWLAGDFKRDEGIDLLKDKQALQRLTETAEKAKMELSSLTQTNISLPFITATADGPKHIETTLTRAKFEELCSDLLDRLRTPVENSLRDAKLSIKDIDEVILVGGSTRIPAVQELVKKMTGKDPNVTVNPDEVVALGAAVQAGVLAGDVSDIVLLDVSPLSLGLETLGGVMTKIIPRNTTLPTSKSEVFSTAADGQTSVEINVLQGEREFVRDNKSLGSFRLDGIPPAPRGVPQIEVKFDIDANGILSVAAIDKGTGKKQDITITGASTLPGDEVERMVNEAERFSKEDKEKRDAIDTKNQADSVVYQTEKQLKELGEKVPGPVKEKVEAKLVELKDAISGGSTQTMKDAMAALNQEVMQLGQSLYNQPGAADAAGPTPPGSESGPTDSSSGKGADGDVIDADFTDSK
- the LOC11421587 gene encoding uncharacterized protein, translating into MEKTGDESPKNKVKFLCSYGGKVLPRSSDGVLKYVGGETRVICVPRDVTFSDMMKKVSSMVGGEVVLKYQLIPEELDALVSVRTNEDLKHMIEEHDRHETGGAPLLRAFLFPSKPLLLEGHNQMQGQPPGLHPLSVEPYLLEKRYIDAINGIVRTSPRSKFAPYSACSSPKSISPDKHTNTDSPFHHGLQQLKGRDTIQRVRSSPNLSNITNTNNNRQSPPQQRQQQQQQHDHGISSNSHYHHNPPIAFRPIQEQGISMGMGRLSPMNMNMMTDNNMSSSSRGISYYYSTANRPHKAYAYQDDPVGHIKFERVHSVPRSPRMSIWE